One Solanum pennellii chromosome 10, SPENNV200 genomic region harbors:
- the LOC107032485 gene encoding uncharacterized protein LOC107032485 yields the protein MASPENNGAPSTTSATTVVDGVNAGLIISTTETIRLFLAGVELSNDLRELASSLSDQPTVPYKHLRSVWIGSNPVTRPDLMGLLSGSNFVFCSPKPREKIEELKARLRKLDEASEKKAYDELVKDITPTKSMDEPFSSYKHQMGFGLHVGIAMFTGYLMGYFAFRALFNHSPAMSAAGGILGLVITMLVETLLFIFRTSSLDKKPARKSTSFTTTQKKNQ from the exons atgGCTTCACCAGAAAATAATGGTGCCCCTTCCACTACCAGCGCCACCACCGTTGTCGACGGCGTAAACGCTGGCCTTATTATTTCAACCACCGAGACCATACGTTTGTTTCTCGCCGGAGTTGAACTCTCCAATGACCTGAGAGAACTCGCGTCTTCCCTTTCCGATCAGCCCACGGTACCATATAAACATTTGAGGTCCGTTTGGATCGGGTCTAACCCTGTAACACGACCTGATCTGATGGGCTTGTTATCCGGATCCAATTTCGTCTTCTGCAGTCCAAAACCTAGAGAAAAAATTGAGGAACTCAAAGCTCGGTTGAGGAAACTAGACGAAGCGTCGGAGAAGAAGGCGTATGATGAATTAGTGAAGGATATTACTCCTACGAAATCCATGGATGAACCTTTTTCCTCTTATAAACATCAAATGGGCTTTG GCTTACATGTTGGGATAGCAATGTTCACTGGCTATCTGATGGGATATTTTGCATTCAGGGCCTTATTTAATCATAGTCCAGCAATG AGCGCTGCTGGAGGCATTCTTGGATTGGTCATTACCATGCTTGTCGAGAcacttctctttattttcagaACTTCGAGTCTAGATAAAAAACCTGCTAGAAAATCTACTTCGTTCACAACAACGCAGAAGAAGAATCAGTAG